In Carya illinoinensis cultivar Pawnee chromosome 9, C.illinoinensisPawnee_v1, whole genome shotgun sequence, the following are encoded in one genomic region:
- the LOC122275287 gene encoding purple acid phosphatase 22-like yields MENLYPRAFSLLLTLFLIFPQLLQSQTQNGAFSRQPPRPVVFTPHNRPDSDPQQVHISLAGIDHIRVSWITEAKHAKSVVEYGKESGKYNALANGEHKSYRYFFYHSGEIHHVKIGPLEPSTTYFYRCGGSGPEFSFRTPPSGFPIEFAVVGDLGQTEWTASTLQHIDSKDYDVLLLPGDLSYADGKQPLWDSFGRLVEPYASRRPWMVTEGNHEIETFPILHPYGFRSYNNRWRMPHEESGSTSNLYYSFDVAGTHIIMLGSYTEFDADSSQYKWLEADLANVDRKKTPWIFVLLHAPWYNTNTAHQGEGESMRKAMEELLYKARVDVVFAGHVHAYERFTRIFHDKENQCGPMYVTVGDGGNREGLALTFKNPTSPLSLFREASFGHGRLSVLNQTHAHWSWHRNNDSKAVVADQVWFESLSISKACRETLEDQGLSSSLKEEL; encoded by the exons ATGGAGAATCTATACCCTCGCGCTTTCTCTCTGCTCTTAACCTTGTTTCTGATCTTCCCTCAACTCCTGCAATCACAGACACAGAATGGTGCTTTTTCTCGGCAACCACCTCGCCCAGTGGTATTCACCCCACATAACAGGCCCGACTCCGACCCCCAACAG GTACATATTTCATTGGCGGGGATCGATCATATACGAGTTTCGTGGATTACTGAGGCCAAACATGCGAAATCAGTTGTGGAATACGGGAAAGAATCCGGAAAATACAATGCATTGGCAAACGGTGAACATAAATCGTATAGGTACTTTTTTTACCACTCAGGCGAGATCCACCACGTTAAGATTGGACCTTTGGAGCCCAGCACCACCTATTTCTACAGGTGTGGAGGTTCGGGCCCGGAGTTTTCCTTCAGAACACCGCCTTCAGGATTTCCCATTGAATTTGCAGTTGTTG GAGACCTGGGACAAACTGAATGGACCGCTTCAACCCTACAACACATCGATAGTAAGGACTACGATGTGTTGCTGTTACCGGGAGATTTATCATACGCCGATGGAAAACAGCCCCTTTGGGACTCGTTCGGACGCCTAGTTGAGCCATACGCGAGCCGCCGCCCATGGATGGTGACGGAAGGCAACCACGAGATTGAGACCTTCCCAATCCTCCACCCCTACGGCTTCAGATCCTATAATAACAGGTGGCGAATGCCGCACGAAGAAAGTGGATCGACCTCAAACTTGTATTACTCATTTGACGTTGCTGGGACTCACATTATAATGTTAGGATCTTATACTGAGTTTGATGCTGACTCGTCTCAGTACAAGTGGCTTGAGGCCGATTTGGCCAACGTTGACAGGAAGAAAACGCCATGGATCTTTGTGCTCTTGCATGCCCCCTGGTATAACACTAATACAGCACATCAAGGTGAAGGAGAAAGCATGAGAAAAGCTATGGAAGAGTTGCTGTATAAGGCAAGGGTCGACGTGGTTTTTGCAGGCCATGTTCATGCATATGAACGATTC ACTAGGATTTTCCATGACAAGGAGAATCAATGTGGTCCGATGTATGTGACGGTTGGTGATGGCGGGAACCGAGAAGGGCTTGCATTAAC GTTCAAGAACCCAACTTCCCCTCTCTCGTTGTTTCGGGAGGCAAGCTTTGGACATGGGCGGTTGAGTGTATTAAATCAAACACATGCACATTGGTCATGGCACCGCAACAATGACTCCAAAGCAGTTGTGGCAGACCAGGTCTGGTTTGAAAGTTTAAGCATCTCTAAAGCATGCAGGGAAACTCTGGAGGACCAAGGATTATCATCGTCTCTCAAAGAAGAATTATAG
- the LOC122275323 gene encoding purple acid phosphatase 22-like isoform X1: MKKMRARLIFHFPPLLVIFIFPQVLLARSENDDFSRHPPRPIIRTQHDRSDSDPQQVHISLVGRDHMRVTWITDDKHAFSIVEYGTEKGKYDAKARGEDTEYTSFKYSSGKIHYTKIGPLEPSTTYFYRCGGSGPEFSFKTPPSTFPIEFVVVGDLGQTEWTASTLAHVDSEDYDVFLLPGDLSYANGQQPLWDSFGRLVEPYASRRPWMVTEGNHDIEIVPEHPQSFTAYNSRWLMPYEESGSKSNLFYSFDVAGTHIIMLGSYTKFFVESPQYKWLESDLAQVNRKKTPWVLVLLHAPWYNTNTAHQGEGESMRQTMEKLLYKARVDVVFAGHVHAYERFTRIYRNEHNPCGPVYITIGDGGNREGLALEYLEPASPLSLYREPSFGHGRLRILNETHAYWSWHRNNDADALVADTVWLESLSTSKTCQNTVDEEATTSFANDEL, from the exons ATGAAGAAGATGCGGGCACGCTTAATTTTCCATTTCCCTCCCCTCCTGGTTATTTTCATCTTCCCTCAAGTACTCCTAGCACGATCAGAGAATGATGATTTTTCTCGTCACCCACCTCGGCCGATCATTCGAACCCAACATGATCGATCGGACTCTGACCCTCAACAG GTGCATATATCTCTGGTAGGGAGAGATCACATGAGAGTTACATGGATTACTGATGACAAACACGCGTTTTCAATTGTGGAATATGGAACGGAGAAAGGGAAATATGATGCAAAGGCAAGGGGAGAAGATACAGAATATACTTCCTTCAAGTATAGCTCAGGCAAGATCCACTACACTAAGATTGGACCATTGGAGCCCAGCACCACCTATTTCTACAGATGTGGAGGTTCAGGCCCCGAATTCTCCTTCAAGACACCCCCTTCGACATTTCCTATTGAATTTGTGGTGGTTG GCGACCTGGGACAGACTGAATGGACTGCATCAACCCTAGCACATGTTGATAGTGAAGACTACGACGTGTTTTTGTTACCTGGTGATTTATCATACGCCAATGGCCAGCAACCTCTGTGGGACTCTTTCGGCCGCCTAGTGGAGCCCTACGCGAGCCGCCGCCCATGGATGGTGACCGAAGGGAACCACGATATCGAGATCGTACCCGAACATCCCCAAAGCTTCACGGCCTACAATAGCCGGTGGCTGATGCCATACGAAGAGAGTGGATCCAAATCGAACTTATTTTACTCTTTTGATGTTGCCGGGACTCACATAATAATGTTGGGTTCTTACACGAAGTTTTTTGTGGAATCGCCTCAGTACAAATGGCTCGAGTCTGATTTGGCTCAAGTCAATAGGAAGAAGACCCCCTGGGTTCTTGTTCTGTTGCATGCGCCTTGGTATAATACTAATACAGCTCATCAAGGCGAAGGAGAAAGCATGAGACAAACAATGGAGAAGCTGTTGTATAAGGCACGGGTCGATGTGGTTTTTGCTGGACATGTTCACGCATATGAACGTTTT ACTAGGATTTATCGCAACGAGCATAATCCATGCGGTCCAGTGTATATCACTATTGGGGATGGAGGAAATCGCGAAGGACTTGCATTAGA GTATCTGGAACCTGCTTCTCCTCTTTCATTGTATCGGGAGCCAAGCTTTGGTCATGGACGCTTGAGGATATTGAACGAAACACATGCATATTGGTCATGGCACCGTAACAATGACGCAGACGCCCTTGTTGCAGATACAGTCTGGCTAGAAAGCTTAAGTACTTCTAAGACGTGCCAGAATACCGTGGACGAGGAAGCGACAACATCATTTGCCAATGATGAACTCTAA
- the LOC122275323 gene encoding purple acid phosphatase 22-like isoform X2 yields the protein MKKMRARLIFHFPPLLVIFIFPQVLLARSENDDFSRHPPRPIIRTQHDRSDSDPQQVHISLVGRDHMRVTWITDDKHAFSIVEYGTEKGKYDAKARGEDTEYTSFKYSSGKIHYTKIGPLEPSTTYFYRCGGSGPEFSFKTPPSTFPIEFVVVGDLGQTEWTASTLAHVDSEDYDVFLLPGDLSYANGQQPLWDSFGRLVEPYASRRPWMVTEGNHDIEIVPEHPQSFTAYNSRWLMPYEESGSKSNLFYSFDVAGTHIIMLGSYTKFFVESPQYKWLESDLAQVNRKKTPWVLVLLHAPWYNTNTAHQGEGESMRQTMEKLLYKARVDVVFAGHVHAYERFTRIYRNEHNPCGPVYITIGDGGNREGLALEYM from the exons ATGAAGAAGATGCGGGCACGCTTAATTTTCCATTTCCCTCCCCTCCTGGTTATTTTCATCTTCCCTCAAGTACTCCTAGCACGATCAGAGAATGATGATTTTTCTCGTCACCCACCTCGGCCGATCATTCGAACCCAACATGATCGATCGGACTCTGACCCTCAACAG GTGCATATATCTCTGGTAGGGAGAGATCACATGAGAGTTACATGGATTACTGATGACAAACACGCGTTTTCAATTGTGGAATATGGAACGGAGAAAGGGAAATATGATGCAAAGGCAAGGGGAGAAGATACAGAATATACTTCCTTCAAGTATAGCTCAGGCAAGATCCACTACACTAAGATTGGACCATTGGAGCCCAGCACCACCTATTTCTACAGATGTGGAGGTTCAGGCCCCGAATTCTCCTTCAAGACACCCCCTTCGACATTTCCTATTGAATTTGTGGTGGTTG GCGACCTGGGACAGACTGAATGGACTGCATCAACCCTAGCACATGTTGATAGTGAAGACTACGACGTGTTTTTGTTACCTGGTGATTTATCATACGCCAATGGCCAGCAACCTCTGTGGGACTCTTTCGGCCGCCTAGTGGAGCCCTACGCGAGCCGCCGCCCATGGATGGTGACCGAAGGGAACCACGATATCGAGATCGTACCCGAACATCCCCAAAGCTTCACGGCCTACAATAGCCGGTGGCTGATGCCATACGAAGAGAGTGGATCCAAATCGAACTTATTTTACTCTTTTGATGTTGCCGGGACTCACATAATAATGTTGGGTTCTTACACGAAGTTTTTTGTGGAATCGCCTCAGTACAAATGGCTCGAGTCTGATTTGGCTCAAGTCAATAGGAAGAAGACCCCCTGGGTTCTTGTTCTGTTGCATGCGCCTTGGTATAATACTAATACAGCTCATCAAGGCGAAGGAGAAAGCATGAGACAAACAATGGAGAAGCTGTTGTATAAGGCACGGGTCGATGTGGTTTTTGCTGGACATGTTCACGCATATGAACGTTTT ACTAGGATTTATCGCAACGAGCATAATCCATGCGGTCCAGTGTATATCACTATTGGGGATGGAGGAAATCGCGAAGGACTTGCATTAGA ATATATGTAG
- the LOC122275074 gene encoding solute carrier family 35 member F2-like: protein MSLFAWNSCWGSHEIKRTLYLLFLGQVVSFVLALMSFTSSLIADLGVNTPLTQTLFAYLGLALIYGSILLYRRQKLRVSWYWYLLLGFVDVQGNYLVNEAFQFSSITSVTLLDCWTIAWVLILTWFCLGTRYSLWQLFGAAICVLGLGLVLISDAGVGGGGGSKPLLGDVLVIAGTIFYAMSNVGEEFCVKKKDRVEVIAMLGIYGFLVSVVQASILELKSLESVEWSTDIILAFAGYALSTFMLYTLVPFVLKLSGATMFNLSILTSDMWAVVVRIFFYHQQVDWLYYFAFAIVVVGLIIYSITEKESVPVPDIEGGNSSAQYEALNDESEASRNESLAS from the exons ATGAGCTTGTTCGCCTGGAACAGCTGCTGGGGAAGCCATGAAATCAAGCGAACACTCTACTTACTGTTCTTGGGTCAGGTCGTCTCTTTTGTACTTGCACTCATGAGCTTCACTTCGTCTCTTATAGCCGACCTTG GTGTAAATACACCTCTTACTCAAACTTTGTTTGCTTACTTGGGTCTGGCTTTGATTTATGGGAGTATCTTGTTGTATAGGCGTCAGAAACTACGG GTTTCTTGGTATTGGTATCTCCTTTTAGGTTTTGTCGATGTTCAAGGGAATTACCTTG TTAACGAAGCATTCCAGTTCTCATCCATTACAAGCGTAACGTTATTGGACTGTTGGACAATAGCATGGGTACTGATTCTGACTTGGTTCTGCCTAGGCACTCGATACTCTCTATGGCAGTTATTTGGTGCAGCCATCTGCGTGCTTGGCCTTGGCTTAGTGCTAATTTCTGATGCAGGGGTGGGTGGTGGAG GTGGTTCAAAACCTCTACTAGGAGATGTACTTGTCATTGCAGGGACAATATTCTATGCAATGAGCAACGTTGGTGAG GAATTCTGTGTTAAGAAAAAAGATCGCGTTGAAGTTATTGCAATGCTTGGTATTTATGGATTTCTAGTAAGTGTGGTTCAGGC ATCTATACTTGAGCTAAAGTCTCTGGAATCGGTTGAGTGGTCTACAGATATT ATATTAGCCTTTGCTGGCTATGCTTTATCAACCTTTATGCTCTATACCCTTGTTCCATTCGTTCTTAAG TTAAGTGGAGCCACAATGTTCAATCTCTCCATCCTAACATCTGATATGTGGGCAGTTGTCGTCCGCATTTTTTTCTACCACCAGCAG GTGGATTGGTTATACTATTTTGCTTTTGCAATTGTAGTTGTTGGACTCATCATTTATTCAATAAC TGAAAAGGAGTCGGTTCCTGTACCGGATATCGAGGGTGGAAACTCCAGTGCACAATATGAAGCACTTAACGATGAAAGTGAAGCTTCTAGAAATGAATCTCTGGCTTCTTGA
- the LOC122277700 gene encoding zinc finger A20 and AN1 domain-containing stress-associated protein 6 has product MAEEHRCQASEGHRLCANNCGFFGSPTTMNLCSKCYRDLQHPTSSSSSAKSSIEIALSPVSSTSLSPPPPSSSPSETDSLPTPPALILPEVAVEMVSPAVVDGGDDLAGASRPNRCLVCRRRTGLTGFRCRCGTTFCGIHRYPEKHGCTFDFKTVGREEIARANPVVRADKLEKI; this is encoded by the coding sequence ATGGCGGAAGAGCACAGATGCCAGGCTTCTGAGGGCCACCGACTATGCGCCAACAACTGCGGCTTCTTCGGCAGCCCCACCACCATGAACCTCTGCTCTAAATGCTACCGAGACTTACAGCACCCCACATCCTCATCCTCCTCCGCCAAATCCTCGATCGAAATTGCCCTTTCTCCCGTCTCCTCGACTTCTTTGTCTCCTCCTCCGCCATCCTCTTCTCCATCGGAGACCGACTCGCTTCCTACCCCTCCCGCGTTGATCTTGCCCGAGGTAGCCGTGGAGATGGTGTCTCCGGCGGTCGTGGACGGTGGCGATGACTTGGCGGGGGCGTCCCGGCCTAACCGGTGTTTGGTTTGTAGGAGGCGGACCGGGTTGACCGGGTTTAGGTGCAGGTGTGGGACCACGTTTTGTGGGATCCATAGGTACCCGGAGAAGCACGGGTGCACGTTTGATTTCAAGACAGTTGGAAGAGAAGAGATCGCGAGGGCGAATCCCGTGGTCAGAGCTGACAAGCTTGAGAAGATTTAA